In the genome of Cryptosporangium phraense, the window CTCACCCCGCCACCGCCCCGGCATCTGGCGGAGCCTGGCGCCGCATCCGCAGGAACGCCCTGGCTACCACCAGCCGCCGTATTGAGATCAAGCGCGCCGAATCGTGGTCCACCCCCGCCTCGACCACTCGCGCAGCCCTTCGAGCCGGACAACTGCTACGCCGTCGGCGCCTTGCGGCCCGACTGCCGCTACCGAATCAAGGTGCGCCGACCAAATATCCCTCCATCCCAGAGTGCGAGCAGCGCCGCGTCGACCAGCGACCTCGTCACGATCGACACCACTGCTGTGGGCGGTGCGCACGATGCGAGGGCCGCCTCCGCCGCGGGAGATGCCTCCGCCGCGAGGGGTGCATCGGCAAGCGCCGGTGTCTCCGCCACCGGCGGAGGCCCGCCGAGCCCCGCCGAGCCCTCGCGAAATTCCAAACACCACTACGCCACGAACGCCGCCCGAAACCGCTCCAGATCGGCGTCCGAATAGCCGTGAGCGACCAGCCACCCACCACCCCCACCGAACACCGTCGTCAGCTGCTCCAAGAACTCGACCATCGTCTGAGCGCGCGCGTGACGCGAGTCCTCCGGCAGGGTGCGCGGGTGCGGCGGGAGGACGCCGCCGTTGGCGGCGGTCAGCCGGCGGACCACGCGCTCGACGATCGCGTCCATGTTGGCGTCGGTCATCGCGTAGTCAGCGGCGATCGCGTCGCGCTCGACGCCGACCGCGTCGAGCAGGATCGCGACCAGCGTGCCGGTGCGGTCCTTGCCCGCGGCGCAGTGCACCAGCGCCGGTTGCCGCCCCGGGTCGGTGAGCAGGCGCGCCGCGGCCACGACCCCCTCCGCGCCGGTGCCGAGATAGCCCAAGTAGTGGCCGGACATGCTGCCCCGCAGCAGCTCCGGCACCACCATTCCGACGCCGGGGTCGCTGCTCATCGGGTGGTTCGCGTACTCGAGACCGGCCGTCTGGAGCGGGCCGACGCCGTCGCGTTCGGTCTCCTCGACCGACCTCAGGTCCACTATCTGGCGCAGGCCTCTCACGCCGACCAGCTCCTCGACGTCGGCCGGGGTCAGCTCGCTGGGCGCATCCGACCGGTAGAGCAGGCCGAACCGGGTCTGTCTACCGTCGACCGTGGGAAGGCCACCGAGGTCCCGGACATTGCTCGCACCCTGCAGGGTCACGACCCGCTCGGCCATGAATCCACCTTAGGACCTCCGCCGCTCGGACGAGGCCGATGCCCGAACCTCTGGCCAGAGCCGTTCACCTTCTGGGTCAGCTGACCGAGTTACCAGTCGCTAGCGGGCCGACGCGTCGTTAGAACTGATGAGGGTCGAGACCGGAGGGGGAACGATGAAGGAATCGACGGTGCTGGTGGAGTTCGCGAGCCCGAACGCGCGCGCTAGGGTGACCCGTCGTCAGGGCGGCCGGTCGCCGGTGACCGACGACGGCGCTCCCGGGGGTGACCTGAGATGGCTGGTCCGGCTCGTGCCCGCGCTCGTCGTCGCAATGGCGCCCCGACACTGACCGGCCCCATGCCCGACGCCGCCGATGGCGCCGCCGCCGCCGACAAAGCCGCCGCCGCCGACAAAGCCGCCGACGACGCCAGCGACAAAGCCAACAAAGCCGACGACCTCGACGCCGGCCTCACGCCCGAGGAACGGAAAGCAGAACAACTGGCCGCACGGGAGGCGCTCCGGCGCCTCCACGTGCCGGTCGACGGCGTCTGCGACTGGTGCGGCGAGCCCTTCCCCTGCCCCGACTCGCAGGGGCCGTAACAGAGCTGTTCGCCGATCTGTCACTCCTGGTTCCGGACGATATGGGCTAATAACCGGAGTGACCAGAGAGGACAGAATGGTGCGAAGGACAACAGCCGCTGCGGCGGGCGCGGTGTTCACGGCCGCGATGCTCAGCAGCGCACCCGCCCACGCGGCGACCGCGACACGCATCCACGACGTGCAGGGCGCGGCGCACCTGTCGCCGCTCCGCGGCACCGCGGTCAGCGTCCCCGGGATCGTCACGGCCAAGGCGTCCAACGGCTTCTACCTGCAGGACCCGCAGCCCGACCGGGACGCGCGCACGTCCGAGGCGATCCTGGTCTTCACCGGCTCGGCTCCGACGGTCGCCGTCGGCGACGCGGTGACGGTCGAGGGCACGGTCAGCGAGTTCCGCCCCGGCGGGGCGGACGGCGTCGCCAACTTGACGACGACCGAGCTCACCAGCCCGACGGTGACCGTCACGTCGTCGGGCAACCCGCTCCCCAAGGCCACCGTGCTGCACCCGCCGACGTCGGTCATCGAGAACGACGCCCATGGGGACGTCGAGCAAGCCGGCACATTCGACCCGGCGCAGGACGGCCTCGACTACTACGAGTCGCTCGAGTCGATGCGGGTCACGGTCGCCAACGCCCAGGCCGTCGGACCGACCAACTCGTTCAACGAACTCCCGGTCGTCACCAGCGGCGCCGGGCCCCGCAGCGCCCGCGGCGGCATCGTGCTCCGTCCGAACGACGCCAACCCCGAGCGGATCATCCTCGACGACGGGCTCGGCTTCACGCCCCCGAAGGTCGACGTCGGCGCCAGAGCGACCACGGCGCCCACCGGCGTGGTCAGCTACAGCTTCGGCAACGTCAAGATCGCGCTCACCGCCGCCACCACGTTCACCGGGACGCTCAAGCCCGAGACGACCAGGGCCGACACCGGCACCGAGCTCTCGATCGGCACGTTCAACGTCGAGAACCTCGACCCGGGCGACCCGCCCGCGAAGTTCGCGCGGCTGGCGTCGATCATCGTCACCAACCTGCGCGCGCCCGACGTCCTCGCCCTGGAAGAGGTGCAGGACGACACCGGGGCCACCGACGACGGGACGGTCGCGGCCGACCAGACCTACGCGAAGCTGATCGCCGCGATCACCGCGGCCGGCGGGCCGGCCTACCAGTACCGGCAGATCGACCCGGTCGACGACCAGGACGGCGGCGAGCCCGGCGGCAACATCCGGGTCGGCTTCCTGTTCGCCCCGAGCCGCGGGGTGACGTTCGCCAACGCTCCGGCCGGCGACTCCACCACCCCGGTCGCGGTCTCCGGTGGGCACCTGACGCTCAACCCCGGCCGCATCGACCCGGCGAACGACGCCTGGGCCGACAGCCGCAAGCCGCTGGTCGGCGAATTCGTCTACCGTGGACAGCACGTCTTCGTCATCGCCAACCACTTCGCCTCGAAGGGCGGCGACCAGCCGCTGTTCGGCCGCTTCCAGCCGCCCGCGACCCCGAGCGCGACGAAGCGGACCGCCCAGGCCCGGCTGGTCAACGACTTCGTGAAGAAGCTGCCGGCCGGCGCCCGGATCGCGGTCATCGGTGACCTCAACGACTTCGAGTTCTCCACCGCGGTGAAGACCGTGGCCGGGACCCAGCTGATCGACCTGCCGGCCACGCTGCCGGTCTCGCAGCGCTACACGTACGTGTTCGACGGCAACTCCCAGGTGCTCGACCACATCCTGCTCAGCAAGGCCGCGGCCCGCTCGTACTCGTACGACATCGTGCACGTGAACGCCGAGTACGCCGACCAGGCCAGCGACCACGACCCGCAGCTGGTGCGCCTGAAGATCAGTTGAGCGCGAAGGCGCCCAGATCCTCCAGGCGCCGCAGGAACGGCCCGGCCGGGAACGCCTCGGCCGGGCTGTGCACTCCCGAGGACGCCCCCGGCGCCTTGCCGTCGAGCGCCAGATCGAGCGCGGCCTCGACCGACGCCACCGCGCCGGCCCACCAGATGTCGTGGCCGGTGAGGTGGGTCAGCCGGTGCCCGGACGCGGTCCGCACGTCGACGGCCACCGTGAACGCGGTCTGCGCCCGCTCGGCCGCGTCGACGTGTTCGCTGGTGAAGACCTGCGGCTCGGCGAACGTGCTCGCGGTGAGCAGTACCTCGACGTCGCGGGTCGGCACGTGCCGGGGGATCGTCACCGCATCGCCGGTCGGGAACGGCCCGATCATCTCGCGGTGGCCCAGTGGCGGCGGGAACTCGAACGTCGTCGTGTACATCGGCAGCTCTCCGACGCGCTGCGCGCCGTCGGCGTACGTGATCCGTTCGACCTCGCCGATCAGCTGCTCCGCGGTGTTCCGCGCGCCGGTCGTCATGCGCCAGCCGCTCACCGCGTACCCGACCGTCACCTTCTCCACCGCGGCCGCCCCGGCCGTGCCGGCCGCCGCCGAGGCCAGCAGATCCCCGAACCCGCCGTAGAACGACAGGCCCGGGCACACGAGGACGCCGGCCCGCTCGGCCGCCGCGCCGTAGGCGTCGAACAGGTTCTTGACGTGGTGCACCTCGACGGCGTGGTCGACGTAGTGGG includes:
- a CDS encoding saccharopine dehydrogenase NADP-binding domain-containing protein, whose protein sequence is MSAAPIAVYGATGHTGRLVATELLARGHPVVLGGRDKIGLIELAAELAEGDRVTVRPAALDEPAELRALAGSAPVLVHCAGPYSVTGEPLVSAAIDAGTHYVDHAVEVHHVKNLFDAYGAAAERAGVLVCPGLSFYGGFGDLLASAAAGTAGAAAVEKVTVGYAVSGWRMTTGARNTAEQLIGEVERITYADGAQRVGELPMYTTTFEFPPPLGHREMIGPFPTGDAVTIPRHVPTRDVEVLLTASTFAEPQVFTSEHVDAAERAQTAFTVAVDVRTASGHRLTHLTGHDIWWAGAVASVEAALDLALDGKAPGASSGVHSPAEAFPAGPFLRRLEDLGAFALN
- a CDS encoding endonuclease/exonuclease/phosphatase family protein, which translates into the protein MVRRTTAAAAGAVFTAAMLSSAPAHAATATRIHDVQGAAHLSPLRGTAVSVPGIVTAKASNGFYLQDPQPDRDARTSEAILVFTGSAPTVAVGDAVTVEGTVSEFRPGGADGVANLTTTELTSPTVTVTSSGNPLPKATVLHPPTSVIENDAHGDVEQAGTFDPAQDGLDYYESLESMRVTVANAQAVGPTNSFNELPVVTSGAGPRSARGGIVLRPNDANPERIILDDGLGFTPPKVDVGARATTAPTGVVSYSFGNVKIALTAATTFTGTLKPETTRADTGTELSIGTFNVENLDPGDPPAKFARLASIIVTNLRAPDVLALEEVQDDTGATDDGTVAADQTYAKLIAAITAAGGPAYQYRQIDPVDDQDGGEPGGNIRVGFLFAPSRGVTFANAPAGDSTTPVAVSGGHLTLNPGRIDPANDAWADSRKPLVGEFVYRGQHVFVIANHFASKGGDQPLFGRFQPPATPSATKRTAQARLVNDFVKKLPAGARIAVIGDLNDFEFSTAVKTVAGTQLIDLPATLPVSQRYTYVFDGNSQVLDHILLSKAAARSYSYDIVHVNAEYADQASDHDPQLVRLKIS
- a CDS encoding tyrosine-protein phosphatase, with the translated sequence MAERVVTLQGASNVRDLGGLPTVDGRQTRFGLLYRSDAPSELTPADVEELVGVRGLRQIVDLRSVEETERDGVGPLQTAGLEYANHPMSSDPGVGMVVPELLRGSMSGHYLGYLGTGAEGVVAAARLLTDPGRQPALVHCAAGKDRTGTLVAILLDAVGVERDAIAADYAMTDANMDAIVERVVRRLTAANGGVLPPHPRTLPEDSRHARAQTMVEFLEQLTTVFGGGGGWLVAHGYSDADLERFRAAFVA